In Lagenorhynchus albirostris chromosome 14, mLagAlb1.1, whole genome shotgun sequence, one DNA window encodes the following:
- the MC4R gene encoding melanocortin receptor 4, translated as MNSTHHHGMHTALHFWNHSTYGLHGNASESLAKGYSDGGCYEQLFVSPEVFVTLGVISLLENILVIVAIAKNKNLHSPMYFFICSLAVADMLVSVSNGSETIVITLLNSTDTDAQGFTVNIDNVIDSVICSSLLASICSLLSIAVDRYFTIFYALRYHSIMTVKRVAIIISCIWAACTVSGILFIIYSDSSAVIICLITVFFTMLALMASLYVHMFLMARLHIKRIAVLPGTGAVRQGANMKGAITLTILIGVFVVCWAPFFLHLIFYISCPQNPYCVCFMSHFNLYLILIMCNSIIDPLIYALRSQELRKTFKEIICCYPLGGLCDLSSRY; from the coding sequence ATGAACTCCACCCATCACCATGGAATGCACACTGCTCTCCACTTCTGGAACCACAGCACCTACGGACTGCACGGCAATGCCAGTGAGTCCCTTGCAAAAGGCTACTCAGACGGAGGGTGCTACGAGCAACTTTTTGTCTCTCCTGAGGTGTTTGTGACTCTGGGTGTCATAAGCTTGTTGGAGAATATTCTGGTGATTGTGGCAATCGCCAAGAACAAGAATCTGCATTCACCCATGTACTTCTTCATCTGCAGCCTGGCTGTGGCTGATATGTTGGTGAGCGTTTCCAACGGGTCAGAAACCATTGTCATCACCCTATTAAACAGCACGGACACGGACGCACAAGGTTTCACCGTGAATATTGACAATGTCATAGACTCGGTGATCTGTAGCTCCTTGCTTGCATCCATTTGCAGCCTGCTTTCGATCGCTGTGGACAGGTATTTTACTATCTTTTATGCCCTCCGGTACCATAGCATCATGACGGTTAAGCGGGTCGCGATCATCATAAGTTGTATCTGGGCAGCTTGCACAGTGTCGGGCATTTTGTTCATCATTTACTCAGATAGCAGCGCTGTGATCATCTGCCTCATCACCGTGTTCTTTACCATGCTGGCTCTCATGGCTTCTCTCTATGTCCACATGTTCCTCATGGCCAGACTTCACATTAAGAGGATCGCCGTCCTCCCAGGCACTGGCGCCGTCCGCCAAGGTGCCAACATGAAGGGGGCGATTACCTTGACCATATTGATTGGGGTCTTTGTTGTCTGCTGGGCCCCCTTCTTCCTCCACTTAATATTCTACATCTCTTGTCCCCAGAATCCATACTGTGTGTGCTTCATGTCTCACTTTAACTTGTATCTCATCCTAATCATGTGTAATTCCATCATTGATCCTCTCATATACGCACTCCGGAGCCAAGAACTGAGAAAAACCTTCAAAGAGATCATCTGTTGCTATCCTCTAGGTGGCCTCTGTGATTTGTCTAGCAGATACTAA